The DNA region GGCCGCGCGGGCCTCGGCCCGCGTCACGCGGCCGAGCAGCTCGGCCTCGACGCGCTGCCGCTCCCGCAGCGCCGCGGCCAGCGCCTGGTCCACCTCGCCCGCGCGCCGCTCGGCGCGCTCGGCCCGCTCCGCCGCGGCGGCGCGCTCGGCGGCGCCCTCCCCGGCGCGCCGCTCCGCCTCCTCCAGCGCCCGCTCCGCCGCGTCGCGCCCGGCCGCGGCCGAGGTCGCGCGCTCGTCGGCCTCGGCGATGCGCCGCCGGTCCTCCTCGGCGCGCGCCGTCGCCTGCTCGGCCGCGGCGCGCTCGCGCCGCTCGGCCGCGCGGAGCCCCTCGGCCCGCGCGGTCAGCTCCGCCTGGAGGTCCTCCTCGCGGCGGGCGCGCTCGCGCGACAGCTCCTCGAAGCGCGCGTGCAGCGACTCGGCGGCCTCGGTCTTGCGGGCCAGCTCCGAGAGCAGCTCCTCCTCGCGGCGCGCGTGCTCGGCCTCCACCGCCGCCGCCCGGGCCCGGGACCGCTCCTCGGCCTCGGCGCGCTCGGCCGCGGCCCGCGTCAGCTCCGTCTCCAGGCGCGCCCGCTCGGCGTCGGCCACCTGCCGCGCGGCCTCCGCGCGCCGCAACTCCTCGCGCAGGCCGGCGCGCTCGGCGCCGGCGGACTCCAGCTCGGCGGCCAGCGCGTCGCGCTGCGTCCGCGTCTCGTCGCGCTCCCGCGACGCGTCCGCGAGCAGCCCGGCCAGCTCCTCCGCGCGCGCGGCGGAGCGCCCGGCCTCGCCGGCCAGCTCGGCCTCGCGCGCCGCCGCGGCCTGCCGCGCCGCGGAGAGCTCGCCCTGCAGCCGGTCCGCCTCGCGGGACGCGGCGGCGAGCAGGCCCGCCTGCTCCTCCACCCGGGAGCCCAGCTCGCCGACCTTCCGCTCCATCTCGCGCGAGAGCGCCTCGCGCACCTCGCGGGCCTCGGCCAGCTCGCGCTGCAGCGCGGCCACGCGCTCCGCGCGCGCCTCCGCCTCGGCCTCGGCGGCCTCCGCGCGCGCCTCCGCCTTCCGGCTCGCCTCCGCGCGCGCCGCCAGCTCCTTGCCCAGCTCTCCCTCGCGCCGCTGCGCCTGCCGGCGCGCCTCGTCGCGCGCGGCCTCCGCCTGCGCCGCGGCCGCGCGGAGCGCCTCGGCCTCGCGGCCCGCCTCGGCCCGCGCCGCCTCGAGCGCCGCCCGCGCCTCGGCCAGCTCGGCCTCCAGCGCCTCGCCGCGGGCCCGCGCCTCCGCCTCGCGGGCGGCGAGCGCCGCCTCGCGGGCCGCGGCGGCGGACGCGTCCTCGGCCGCGCGCGCGGTCGCGCGGGCGATCTCCTCCCGCGCCGCCACCACCGTGTCCTCGGCGCTGCGCGCGCGGGCCTGGGTCTCCGCGAGCGCCGCCTCCAGCTCCGCGCGGCGCTCGTCCAGCGCGCGCGCCTCGGCGCGCGCCGCGTCGCGCGCGGCCGCCGCCTCGCGCGCCCGCCCGGCCTCCGCCGCGAGCGCCTCCTCCCGCGCCGCGAGCGCCGCCCGGAGCGCGTCGCGCTCCCGGCCCGCCCCGTCGGCCAGCCCGCGCAGCCGCTCCGCCTCGGCCCGCAGCGCGTCGCGCTCCTCGGAGAGCGCCGCCTCCCGCGCGGCCGCCTCCTCGCGCGTCGCCGCCAGCGCGCGGCCGACCGCCGCCGCCTCCTCCTTCGTCCGATCGCGCTCGCGCGCCGCGGCGGCGCCGGCCGCCTCGGCCGCCTCCAGCCGCTCCGCCGCCTCGCGGGCCGCCTCGGCCGCGGCGGCCCGGGCCCCGTCGCGCTCCGCCTCGAGCTCGGCCCGCAGCGCCTCGACCTCGGCGCGCGCCTCCTCCTCGCGCTCCGCGAGCTCGCGCGCCAGCCCCTCGATCTCGCCCTCCAGCGACCCGATCTGCTGCAGGTGGTCCTGGATCTCGCGGCCGAGGTCGTCCTCGCGCCCGCGCGCGGTGTCGCGGAAGCGCTTGTACTCCTCGTCGAGCAGGCGCAGCCGCTGCTCGCGCTCGCGGATCGCGTCCTCGCGCTCGTCGATGCGCGCCTGCAGCGCCGCCTCGTTCTCGCGCGCGGCCTGCTGGGCGCGGTCGCGCTCGGCCTCCACCTCGGCGGTGGCGGCCTCCGCCGCGTTCAGCCGCTGCTCGAGCGCCGCCCGGTCCCGCTCCGACTCGGTGCGGAGCCGGTCGCGCTCGGCCGTGAGCGCCGCCTCCCGCGCCGCCGCCTCGGCGTGGCGGCGCTCGTGGTCGCCCTCGCTCGCGGCGGCCTCGCCCTGCGCCCGCGCCAGCTCCTCCTCGAGCGCCCGGCGCGCCGCGGCCTGCTCCTCCAGCCGCGCCGCGGCCTCGCGCGCGGCGTCCTCGGCCGCGCGCCGCGCCTGCGCGAGCGCCTCGTCGGCGGCCGCGACCTCCTCGGTGCGGCGGGAGATCTCGTCCTGCAGCTCGCGCTCGCGCGCCTCGGCCCGCGCCGCCTCCGCGCGCGCCGCCCGGTCCATCCGGA from Anaeromyxobacter dehalogenans 2CP-C includes:
- a CDS encoding response regulator, encoding MEPTKRVLIVEPDHAFALSLASLFHEDGCVTRLAASAAEAELEVASHRPDLCVVRAELPDLSGFSLCAQLRHDRATARLPVILYASETAPEALAEHARTPWAANGYLAMPLDTEALRKLAGGILAAAEPEPESADDAVLPDDEVQALDAELDAALDPEARAARAAPEGGAEVAAEAAAEAAAAPPPAHEAGAAPPPVPKKPLRSTVTDEDRLFVDRVFQSISERREDLLADAHRRRPPPRRELLQTPEGRAELLREDLRWREAQLARLGEIWAVRERELASFDARMHEREVELQAAKLQVDDLLRRLAGARDLFVEKEREFGASIDGLLLEKFGQEKELIEVVAGAERRIHELEREVRRRDDDLAHRKVALDRAQEEIVRMDRAARAEAARAEARERELQDEISRRTEEVAAADEALAQARRAAEDAAREAAARLEEQAAARRALEEELARAQGEAAASEGDHERRHAEAAAREAALTAERDRLRTESERDRAALEQRLNAAEAATAEVEAERDRAQQAARENEAALQARIDEREDAIREREQRLRLLDEEYKRFRDTARGREDDLGREIQDHLQQIGSLEGEIEGLARELAEREEEARAEVEALRAELEAERDGARAAAAEAAREAAERLEAAEAAGAAAARERDRTKEEAAAVGRALAATREEAAAREAALSEERDALRAEAERLRGLADGAGRERDALRAALAAREEALAAEAGRAREAAAARDAARAEARALDERRAELEAALAETQARARSAEDTVVAAREEIARATARAAEDASAAAAREAALAAREAEARARGEALEAELAEARAALEAARAEAGREAEALRAAAAQAEAARDEARRQAQRREGELGKELAARAEASRKAEARAEAAEAEAEARAERVAALQRELAEAREVREALSREMERKVGELGSRVEEQAGLLAAASREADRLQGELSAARQAAAAREAELAGEAGRSAARAEELAGLLADASRERDETRTQRDALAAELESAGAERAGLREELRRAEAARQVADAERARLETELTRAAAERAEAEERSRARAAAVEAEHARREEELLSELARKTEAAESLHARFEELSRERARREEDLQAELTARAEGLRAAERRERAAAEQATARAEEDRRRIAEADERATSAAAGRDAAERALEEAERRAGEGAAERAAAAERAERAERRAGEVDQALAAALRERQRVEAELLGRVTRAEARAAELKVRAEQAAREAAGAQAGRARVLELEAALAAAGQARARAEKDLAARAAAAEARAAEAARRLDQLGAERREAEGRAARAVEEAQARFREELQRRDQARAQELARLQAALQERARREKALELEVARLRGGRNVAAPASGVAPAEAAPAAAVKDPVK